The DNA segment GGCCATGGAGGTCCTGGCGGGGGCGCTGCACGACGCGCCGGGCGGCCTGCAGCTCGACACCGTGTTCTGCGGCAGCGTGGAGGGCCTGATCTGCCTGCAGGAGCGGCAGTCCGAGCTGGCTGGCTTCTACGTCTCACCGATCCAGAAGGCTGGCTCCGTCGCTCACGTGACGCTGCGCAAATGGCTGCGTCCGGCCGCCGTGCGCTTGATCCGGCTGGCCTGGCGCGAGCAGGGCCTGATCGTCGCGCGCGAGCTCGCGGGGGAGATCCACGGCCTGCGCGACCTGGCCCGTACCCGTGCCCGCTTCGTCAACCGCCAGCGCAGTTCTGGCACGCGCATGCTGTTTGACCAGTTGCTGGCCACCGAGGGGCTCTTCCCGGACCAGATCGTTGGCTACGAAACCCCCGAGTTCAGCAACGAGACGGTGGCGCAAGCGGTGCACGCCGGCCGTGCCGAGGTGGGCTTCGGCCTGCGCATGAATGCCGAGGCCCATGGGCTGGCCTTTGTGCCGCTGACCCGCGAGGCCTACTATCTGGCACTGCGCAAGAACGACCAGATCACGCCCTGGGCGCATGGCTTGCTTTCGCATTTGGCTGACCCGGCCTTCCGGCACCGCATCGAAGCGCTTCCCGGCTACGCCATGGCCGCGCCCGATGGCATCCTGACGCCGCAGGAGGCACTTCCCTGGTACGGCCCCGACGGCAAGGAAGGCGGCTGACGCCGTCCACCGGGGAGGGTGGGAACCCGGCTGTTTGAGCGCGCGCGTATTACACTGGTTGCATAGGCGGGGCTGCATGCCCGCCAGACAGACCCAGCAAGGAGCGCCATGCTAGAAACGGCCGCGTTGGCCGCGGGCTTGTCCTGGACCAGCGGATTTCGCCTTTACCTGGCCGTGTTCACGGCTGGCGCACTGGGCCGCCTGGGCTGGCTGCACCTGCCGCCCGGCCTGCAGGCGCTGCAGTCGTGGTGGGTGATCGCGCTGGCCGCGGTGCTGGCCCTGGCCGAATTCGTGGCCGACAAGGTGCCGGGCTTCGATTCCTTCTGGGACAGCATCCAGACCTTTATCCGCATTCCCGCCGGCGCGATCCTGGCCGCTGCCGCCTTCGGGCAGCTCGATCCGCAATGGATGGTCGCCGCCGGGCTGGTCGGGGGCACGCTGGCCGGCACCGCCCATGCCGCCAAGGCCGGCACCCGCGCCCTGATCAACGTCTCGCCGGAACCGTTTTCGAATTGGGCTGCCTCATTGAGCGAGGACGTTGCCGCCAGCAGCGGGCTGCTGCTGGCTTTTTTCCTGCCTGCGGTGTTCCTGGTGGTGCTGGCCGTGCTGTTGCTGGTGGCGGCGTGGCTGCTGCCCAAGCTGTGGCGCGGCTTGCGCTATTTGCGCGACGCGTTGGCCAAGCGTGCTCCGGCGGCCTCGCCGGCGGGGCGTCAGCCCCGGCGCTGAGTGGCGGGTTCGACCCTCGCTTTGCGCAATCCGGCCATAATCTGGCCCTGGTCCGGCGGATGCGCGCCGGGATCCTCCCGCTGGTGTCCTGCGGTCGCGCCAATCCTGGCCTGCGGCCAGCCCGGCCGGCCGCCACCATGCATGTGCACGGACAAGAGATTAGAGAGAAGAGATAAGAGATCGATGTCTTCAGAACCCGCCTCCCAGCACGCTCCCGCAGCAGCAAACGCAGCCGCAGCCGCAGCCACCACCACCGTCGCGGCATCGTCCGGCGCCGGCCCGGCGCGCTTCTCGCCCTGGCGCCAGGCTTTGCGCATGGCGCGGCGCGATTGGCGCGCCGGCGAGCTGAGCCTGTTGCTGTTCGCGCTGGTGCTGGCCGTGGCGGCGCTCAGCAGCGTGGGCTTTCTGGCCGACCGCATGCGCCTGGGGCTGGAGCGCGACGCGCGCCAGATGATCGCCGCCGATGTGCTGATCGTGTCCGACCAGCCGTTCGATGCCGTCTTCGCCAGCCACGCCGCGCAAGCGGGCCTGGCCACCACGCAGACGGTCACCTTTCCGAGCATGGCGAGCGCACATTTGCCGGGCAAGGCCGCCACAACGCAAGGGCAAGGGGCGGCTGGCGGGGCTCAGGCCGATGCCCCTTCGCAACTGGCTGCGCTCAAGGCGGTCGCCCCCGGCTATCCGCTGCGCGGGCAGCTCAAGGTGGCGGCTGGGCCCGGGGCGCCGGAAGCCGCCGCCACCGGCATTCCCGCCGAGGGCACCGTCTGGGTGGACGAGGCCTTGCTGGACGCGCTCGGCGTTGCCGTGGGCGACACCATCCAGCTGGGCAGCCGCGCCTTTCGCATCGACCGCATCCTCACGCAGGAACTGGATCGCGGCGCCGGCTTCATGAATTTCGCGCCGCGCGTGATGCTGCCGCTGTCTGACCTGGCCGCCACGGGGCTGGTGGGCTGGGGCAGCCGGGTCTCCTACCGCCTGCTGGTGGCTGGCCCCGATGCCGCCGCGCAGGCCTACCAGAAGTGGGCCGAGGCCGAGATCGACAAGCGCGCGCTGCGCAACACGCGGGTCGAGTCGCTGGAATCCGGCCAGCCGCAGATGCGCGCCACGCTGGACCGTGCCGAGCGTTTCCTGTCGCTGGTGGCGGTGCTGTCGTCGATGATTGCCGCGGTGGCCATCGCCATGTCGGCGCGCCGCTATATGCAGCGCCACACCGATGCCTGCGCTGTCTACAAGTGCATGGGCCTGTCGCGCCGCGAGATCCTGCTGGCTTTCGGGCTGGAGTTCCTGCTGCTGGGCGTGGGCGGCGCGGCGGCCGGCGTGGCGCTCGGCTACCTGGCGCACTACGGCCTGCTGCTCTCGCTGGGTAAGCTGCTGACCGTGACGCTGCCGCAGCCTTCCGTCTTGCCTGCCGTGGTTGGCGTGCTGGCGGGCGTCGTCCTGCTGGCGGGCTTTGCCTTGCCGCCGCTGCTGGCGCTGACCCGGGTGCCGCCGCTGCGCGTGCTGCGGCGTGACGTCGGCGCGCCGCCGGTCTCGACCTGGATCGCCTACGGGCTCGGCCTGGGCGCCTTCGTGGCGCTGCTGCTGGTGGCCGCGCGTGATCTCAAGCTGGGGCTGACCACCGCGGGCGGCTTTGTCGCCGCCGGCGTCGTGTTCGCGCTGCTGGCCCTGGGACTGCTAAGCCTGCTGTCGCGGCTGATGCGCGGCCGGCGCCTGGCGCGCGGTAGCGTGGGCTGGCGCTTTGCGCTCGCGGTGCTGGAGCGCCGCCGCGGCGTGACGGTGCTGCAGACGGTGGCGCTGGCGGTGGGCCTGATGGCGCTGCTGCTGCTCGGCATGACCCGCAACGACCTGATCGCCTCCTGGCGCAACGCCACGCCGGCGGACGCGCCCAACCGCTTCGTCATCAATATCCAGCCGGACCAGCGCGCGCCGCTTACCGGCATGCTGCAGCACGCCGGCATCGCCGACCTGCTGTACCCGATGGTGCGCGGCCGCCTGACACATATCGCTGGCCAGCAGGTGCGCGCCGAGCGCTTTGCCGATGGCCGCGCCCGCAACCTGGTCGAGCGCGAGTTCAACCTGTCCTATACCGATGCGCTGCCGGCCGGCAACCGCGTGGTGGCGGGCAACTGGCTCGGCGCCGGGAAGGGCGGGGCCGGGGCCTCGGTGGAGGAAGGCATCGCCAAGACGCTGGGGATCCGGCTCGGGGACACCCTGCGCTTCGATGTGGCGGGGCAGTCGGTGGAGGCGCCGGTCACCTCGCTGCGCAAGCTGGACTGGGGCTCGATGCGGGTCAATTTCTTCGTCATCCTGCCGCCTTCTGCCATGCAAGGCCTGCCGCAGACCTATATCACCGCCTTCCACCTGCCGCCCGCGCAAGCCGCGCTGGGCAACCGCATGGTGGCGGCCTTCCCGAACATCACGGTGGTCAACACCGACATGATCCTGCGCCAGATCCAGGACGTGCTCGACCAGGTCATCGCCGCCGTCGAGTTCCTGTTCGTGTTCACGCTCGCAGCCGGCGTCACCGTGCTCTATGCAGCGC comes from the Cupriavidus basilensis genome and includes:
- a CDS encoding DUF4126 domain-containing protein, which encodes MLETAALAAGLSWTSGFRLYLAVFTAGALGRLGWLHLPPGLQALQSWWVIALAAVLALAEFVADKVPGFDSFWDSIQTFIRIPAGAILAAAAFGQLDPQWMVAAGLVGGTLAGTAHAAKAGTRALINVSPEPFSNWAASLSEDVAASSGLLLAFFLPAVFLVVLAVLLLVAAWLLPKLWRGLRYLRDALAKRAPAASPAGRQPRR
- a CDS encoding substrate-binding domain-containing protein; translated protein: MTFRFDLFPVVAADDNPRSNGKVFQLLKAVRETGSLHRAAREIGLSYRHAWGVMRSWEEMLGRSMLDMERGRGASLTLFGERLLRAEGRLRDSIDPVVQKAMVDFLADLDDAAQPQTRIRFSGSHDPAMEVLAGALHDAPGGLQLDTVFCGSVEGLICLQERQSELAGFYVSPIQKAGSVAHVTLRKWLRPAAVRLIRLAWREQGLIVARELAGEIHGLRDLARTRARFVNRQRSSGTRMLFDQLLATEGLFPDQIVGYETPEFSNETVAQAVHAGRAEVGFGLRMNAEAHGLAFVPLTREAYYLALRKNDQITPWAHGLLSHLADPAFRHRIEALPGYAMAAPDGILTPQEALPWYGPDGKEGG
- a CDS encoding ABC transporter permease; the encoded protein is MARRDWRAGELSLLLFALVLAVAALSSVGFLADRMRLGLERDARQMIAADVLIVSDQPFDAVFASHAAQAGLATTQTVTFPSMASAHLPGKAATTQGQGAAGGAQADAPSQLAALKAVAPGYPLRGQLKVAAGPGAPEAAATGIPAEGTVWVDEALLDALGVAVGDTIQLGSRAFRIDRILTQELDRGAGFMNFAPRVMLPLSDLAATGLVGWGSRVSYRLLVAGPDAAAQAYQKWAEAEIDKRALRNTRVESLESGQPQMRATLDRAERFLSLVAVLSSMIAAVAIAMSARRYMQRHTDACAVYKCMGLSRREILLAFGLEFLLLGVGGAAAGVALGYLAHYGLLLSLGKLLTVTLPQPSVLPAVVGVLAGVVLLAGFALPPLLALTRVPPLRVLRRDVGAPPVSTWIAYGLGLGAFVALLLVAARDLKLGLTTAGGFVAAGVVFALLALGLLSLLSRLMRGRRLARGSVGWRFALAVLERRRGVTVLQTVALAVGLMALLLLGMTRNDLIASWRNATPADAPNRFVINIQPDQRAPLTGMLQHAGIADLLYPMVRGRLTHIAGQQVRAERFADGRARNLVEREFNLSYTDALPAGNRVVAGNWLGAGKGGAGASVEEGIAKTLGIRLGDTLRFDVAGQSVEAPVTSLRKLDWGSMRVNFFVILPPSAMQGLPQTYITAFHLPPAQAALGNRMVAAFPNITVVNTDMILRQIQDVLDQVIAAVEFLFVFTLAAGVTVLYAALSGARDERKRDAGLLKALGASAAVVRQTQYAEFLVVGGLAGLLASLGAIAVGWGLSQFVFDFPYRFNGWIVPAGVLSGMLCAFAGGWLGLREVLRQPALATLRET